From a region of the Lactuca sativa cultivar Salinas chromosome 4, Lsat_Salinas_v11, whole genome shotgun sequence genome:
- the LOC111901848 gene encoding chalcone synthase 3: protein MSLVPTLVDCEKIQEIQRAEGLANILAIGTATPSNFFYQSDYPDYYFRLTNSEHMVNLKQKFIRICDKTLIKKRHFFFTEEILKENPNICEYMAPSLNARHDLVVTELPKLGMEAATIAIEEWGLPKSKITHLIFCTTSCVDMPGADYYLTKLLELSPSVKRFMMYHQACCGGGMAIPLAKDLCENNKGSRVLVVCAEITAILFHGPNENDLDSLVGQALFSNGASAIIMGSDPDLSMEHSIFEIVTTSQTILPNTEKLLTIHLREAGLTFKLHKDIPKVISENIEDVLLHAFSPLGISDWNSLFWIVHPGGRAILDLVEQKLKLTEEKFRASRHVLSEYGNLASASVLFVIEEMRKKSIKEGKSTNGEGLDWGVLLGFGPGLTVETIVLLRSLPVSTPLSLAS from the exons ATGTCGTTAGTACCCACACTTGTGGACTGTGAGAAAATTCAGGAGATCCAACGGGCAGAAGGTCTTGCCAACATTCTTGCCATTGGCACTGCAACTCCTTCCAATTTTTTTTATCAGTCTGATTACCCCGACTACTATTTTCGTCTTACCAATAGCGAGCATATGGTTAATCTTAAACAGAAATTTATACGGATTT GTGACAAAACGCTGATAAAGAAACGACACTTCTTCTTCACTGAAGAGATTCTCAAAGAGAATCCAAACATTTGCGAGTACATGGCTCCATCTTTGAATGCTCGCCATGATTTGGTTGTTACCGAACTCCCAAAGCTTGGTATGGAAGCTGCCACTATAGCCATTGAAGAATGGGGACTCCCAAAATCTAAGATAACCCATCTCATCTTTTGCACTACATCCTGCGTTGACATGCCAGGTGCTGACTATTATCTCACCAAGCTTCTTGAGCTCTCTCCTTCGGTCAAACGATTCATGATGTATCACCAGGCATGCTGCGGTGGGGGAATGGCCATTCCTCTTGCGAAAGATCTTTGTGAAAATAACAAGGGTTCACGTGTCCTTGTTGTATGCGCAGAGATAACAGCTATCCTCTTTCATGGACCAAATGAGAATGACCTTGATTCCCTCGTTGGTCAAGCTCTCTTTAGTAATGGAGCTTCTGCGATCATTATGGGATCAGATCCAGACTTATCAATGGAACACTCTATATTTGAGATTGTTACCACATCTCAGACAATCTTACCAAATACTGAAAAGCTGTTGACCATACACTTGAGGGAGGCTGGACTGACTTTTAAATTGCACAAGGATATACCGAAGGTAATCTCGGAGAATATAGAGGATGTGTTACTACATGCGTTTTCTCCATTAGGTATAAGTGATTGGAACTCACTCTTCTGGATAGTCCATCCAGGTGGTCGTGCTATACTGGACCTGGTAGAGCAAAAGCTTAAACTTACGGAGGAGAAGTTCAGGGCTAGCAGACATGTGCTAAGTGAATATGGGAACTTAGCAAGTGCTAGTGTGTTATTTGTCATTGAAGAGATGAGGAAGAAATCCATTAAAGAAGGGAAAAGCACCAATGGTGAAGGTTTGGATTGGGGTGTTTTGCTCGGATTTGGCCCGGGTTTGACTGTTGAGACTATAGTACTTCTTCGTAGCCTTCCTGTTAGTACACCGCTATCTCTCGCAAGTTGA